From a region of the Aeoliella mucimassa genome:
- a CDS encoding dockerin type I domain-containing protein yields the protein MPSKHLNRLLYMGAFVFVLGVSTHSLAQTDFTWTGNGDGSTYGDGNNWEVEGFSGFLPDGEDDAIAIIGNGDTVFVQGSPVAPGQIAIGYNEGQSGHLVVTPTGSLRLYNGSQASVNLSSGGINVGGVGTASLTVQPGGSLESGYIIVQGSGNTVVLDGTGFATTTASIFNVEGKASGFNVLSGNSMRIIGPNVDITSNTFDVDAGATYVAEITGASHSTFKTPNNASADGVLQVEFSGYTPQQGDSWDLIDAPGFNSMFSDVVVVDSNLTPGQTFTFEAVADASSDYGYFGRLSLEQHLYLQVDRNTNEMTIMGGTSPIELDGYTVSSVLGGLNPANWNSLQDDSVGTWRESPQGGATTQLSELEPNGTFAISSSSPVSLGNVFQKPTATTIGSELEDIQFEYFTTDGSVVQGQVVYVGDKVYNDVVLVVDPTSGQAYIQNQSAIPVSIDGYNIHSDSGSLLPNDGDWLSLEDQSVGTWRESGESANNLSELLSSGSVTLSGQVFELGNLFLTEANGGMEDLVFNYLLDGEETFTQGAVVFRDIVQTAGDYNRDGIVNIADYTLWRDNLGRSVSNGTVADGNNDGVINMADYNIWKSNFGLPSSGSVSAVGSANVPEPNSLALVLLASIGLAVRGFRR from the coding sequence ATGCCCTCTAAACATTTAAATCGGCTTCTCTATATGGGAGCCTTCGTATTCGTACTTGGTGTGTCAACTCACAGCCTGGCCCAGACCGATTTCACCTGGACTGGCAATGGCGACGGTTCGACCTACGGCGATGGTAATAACTGGGAAGTCGAAGGCTTCTCCGGATTTCTTCCCGACGGAGAAGATGATGCCATCGCAATTATCGGCAACGGCGACACTGTCTTTGTGCAAGGCTCGCCGGTTGCTCCAGGTCAGATTGCGATTGGTTACAACGAAGGTCAGTCTGGCCACCTTGTGGTGACTCCCACAGGGAGCCTGAGGTTGTACAACGGCTCGCAAGCCAGCGTGAATCTATCGTCTGGCGGTATTAATGTTGGTGGTGTTGGTACCGCTTCGTTAACCGTGCAGCCTGGCGGTTCGCTGGAATCGGGATACATCATCGTACAGGGTTCCGGCAACACCGTCGTCCTCGATGGCACTGGTTTTGCCACAACGACCGCTTCGATCTTTAATGTCGAAGGCAAGGCTTCAGGATTTAACGTGCTTTCTGGCAACAGCATGCGAATCATTGGCCCGAACGTGGATATCACGTCCAATACGTTCGATGTCGATGCTGGTGCTACTTACGTCGCCGAAATTACAGGTGCCTCGCACTCCACGTTTAAGACCCCCAACAATGCCTCCGCCGATGGCGTGCTACAGGTGGAGTTTTCGGGTTACACCCCACAACAAGGGGATAGCTGGGACCTGATCGACGCGCCCGGCTTCAACTCGATGTTCTCCGATGTGGTGGTTGTGGATTCGAACCTGACTCCAGGCCAGACATTCACGTTCGAAGCAGTTGCGGATGCAAGTAGCGATTACGGATACTTCGGGCGGCTCAGTCTTGAACAACATCTGTACTTGCAGGTCGACCGAAACACGAATGAGATGACCATCATGGGAGGGACCTCTCCTATCGAACTGGATGGCTACACCGTGAGTTCCGTATTGGGTGGTTTGAATCCAGCCAACTGGAACAGCCTGCAAGACGATTCAGTCGGCACCTGGCGTGAGTCTCCGCAAGGAGGCGCCACTACCCAGTTGTCCGAGCTGGAACCGAATGGAACGTTCGCGATCTCCAGTAGCTCGCCGGTATCACTGGGCAACGTGTTCCAGAAGCCGACCGCTACCACGATTGGATCGGAACTCGAAGACATTCAATTCGAGTACTTCACCACCGATGGTTCTGTGGTGCAAGGCCAAGTCGTCTACGTTGGCGATAAGGTCTACAACGACGTGGTGCTGGTGGTCGATCCTACCAGTGGTCAAGCCTATATTCAGAATCAGTCGGCCATTCCCGTGTCGATCGATGGATACAATATCCACTCCGATTCGGGGTCGCTGTTGCCCAACGATGGTGATTGGCTAAGTCTCGAAGATCAATCGGTTGGCACCTGGCGAGAGTCGGGCGAATCGGCCAATAATCTCAGCGAGCTTTTGTCCTCTGGCTCAGTGACCTTGTCGGGCCAGGTGTTTGAGCTCGGGAATCTGTTTCTCACCGAGGCAAATGGTGGTATGGAAGACCTGGTCTTCAATTACCTGCTTGATGGCGAAGAGACTTTTACTCAAGGCGCGGTCGTGTTCCGCGACATCGTGCAGACAGCCGGCGACTACAATCGCGATGGTATCGTGAATATCGCCGACTACACGCTCTGGCGCGATAATCTCGGCCGCTCGGTTTCGAACGGCACCGTGGCCGATGGAAACAACGATGGCGTGATCAACATGGCCGACTACAACATCTGGAAGTCTAACTTTGGTTTGCCTTCATCAGGTAGCGTGTCGGCAGTCGGATCGGCCAACGTGCCTGAACCAAACAGCCTGGCGTTGGTGCTTCTGGCATCCATCGGTTTGGCTGTTCGAGGCTTTCGCCGCTAG
- a CDS encoding discoidin domain-containing protein yields the protein MRLNRQLCCVLGLVATTVGLLFAEQAQAVIVTNTFRNVAPSGGSPGQAYDPATEGGTDNFSASSVDLLQGLSAVYTGSTTAGALTNDYPSPMGEVSTGVSAWTDGAIIGRYAGDADGDGNTSNDIDDFAIIHDGYGTISTGGSVTYDLGSVYELSQVDIFFGWNDSGRDDTSFTLRSSVDGETYTTITSVSKMENQGGGDPVTNLYNIVDDASGAIAPFARYLQLSSIDADNGYAGLLEIDAFGTAPQFDQADANRDGVVDIDDFYTISDHFLQVPSALGLDGDIVADNFVDATDFRYWKQHVPASLLAQIEGVAVPEPASLTGLGILVVLGYGLRLRRRA from the coding sequence ATGAGACTAAATCGACAACTGTGCTGTGTGCTTGGTTTGGTAGCGACGACCGTGGGATTGTTGTTTGCCGAACAAGCTCAGGCTGTGATCGTAACGAATACTTTTCGTAATGTAGCTCCCTCGGGGGGATCCCCCGGACAAGCTTACGATCCGGCTACCGAAGGTGGCACCGATAATTTCTCGGCCTCGAGTGTCGATCTGTTGCAAGGCCTTTCCGCGGTATACACTGGCAGCACCACCGCAGGCGCGCTAACGAACGACTATCCCAGTCCCATGGGCGAGGTCTCCACTGGTGTGTCGGCCTGGACTGATGGAGCCATTATTGGTCGCTATGCTGGCGACGCCGATGGCGACGGTAACACCTCGAATGACATCGACGATTTTGCCATCATTCATGATGGATATGGTACGATTTCCACTGGGGGATCGGTAACCTACGATCTCGGCAGTGTGTACGAACTGTCGCAGGTCGACATCTTTTTTGGGTGGAACGATTCGGGCCGCGACGACACATCGTTTACGCTCAGGTCCTCCGTCGATGGCGAGACCTACACTACCATTACCTCGGTTTCGAAAATGGAGAATCAAGGCGGCGGTGATCCCGTGACCAACCTCTACAACATTGTGGACGATGCGTCGGGCGCCATTGCTCCGTTCGCTCGCTATCTGCAGCTATCATCAATCGATGCCGACAATGGTTATGCTGGTCTTCTCGAGATCGACGCGTTTGGCACGGCTCCTCAGTTTGATCAAGCCGACGCTAATCGCGATGGCGTGGTTGATATCGACGATTTCTATACCATTAGCGATCACTTCCTGCAGGTGCCATCGGCTCTGGGCCTGGATGGCGACATCGTGGCCGACAACTTTGTCGACGCGACAGACTTCCGCTATTGGAAGCAGCACGTGCCTGCATCGCTTTTGGCACAGATCGAAGGCGTAGCGGTTCCCGAACCGGCTTCGCTCACTGGATTGGGTATTTTGGTTGTGTTGGGCTACGGTCTGCGGCTTCGCCGTCGGGCCTAA
- a CDS encoding DUF1559 domain-containing protein — translation MGYNRAFTLVELLVVIAIIGILVALLLPAVQSAREAARRTECTNKMKQWGLAMQMHHNTYKRLPIGSRGSRLDLEFPRQTWVMYLWQFIEQTSMHGQMDPEGHLYNPPFTIPETLEGLGGVEIPMYRCPSDPDGEDISAGYYQRRRGNYVVNWGHVPYGGTYVAAIYAPGEAPFLHKKGRTTEPRATTFAQMTDGTSNTMMLSEVICAQSTEDNDWRGDILNDEGVFRFQTINTPNTSAPDLIADGYFTETGDPLMPVADATKYSRQEAAARSRHSGGVNVAYCDGSVAFKTDDISLAIWQAAGTMNGEEVVSE, via the coding sequence ATGGGATATAATCGAGCATTCACTCTAGTAGAGCTATTGGTCGTGATTGCGATCATCGGCATTCTTGTTGCACTGCTACTCCCCGCAGTGCAGTCGGCACGCGAGGCCGCCCGTCGCACGGAATGCACGAACAAAATGAAGCAATGGGGTCTTGCGATGCAAATGCATCACAATACCTACAAGCGGCTTCCGATCGGCAGTCGCGGGTCGCGTCTCGATTTGGAGTTTCCTCGTCAGACCTGGGTGATGTACCTCTGGCAGTTCATCGAACAAACCAGCATGCATGGACAGATGGATCCAGAAGGCCACTTGTATAACCCACCCTTTACGATTCCTGAAACTCTAGAAGGTCTCGGCGGTGTAGAGATTCCAATGTACCGCTGCCCTAGCGATCCCGATGGCGAGGATATTTCGGCCGGCTACTATCAGCGGCGGCGAGGCAACTACGTGGTGAACTGGGGACATGTCCCCTACGGTGGCACCTACGTCGCTGCCATCTACGCACCCGGCGAGGCTCCCTTCCTGCACAAGAAGGGACGCACCACCGAACCGCGGGCGACCACGTTTGCCCAAATGACCGATGGCACGAGCAACACCATGATGCTGTCAGAGGTTATTTGTGCTCAATCCACGGAAGACAACGATTGGCGGGGCGATATCCTGAACGACGAAGGAGTTTTTCGTTTTCAAACGATCAACACGCCAAACACCTCGGCTCCCGATTTGATCGCCGATGGATACTTCACCGAAACAGGCGATCCTCTCATGCCCGTTGCTGATGCGACCAAGTACAGCCGGCAGGAAGCGGCTGCTCGCAGTCGCCATAGCGGCGGCGTGAACGTGGCCTATTGCGATGGTTCAGTCGCTTTCAAGACCGATGATATCTCGCTCGCTATTTGGCAAGCAGCAGGAACCATGAACGGAGAGGAGGTTGTTTCGGAATGA
- a CDS encoding FecR family protein yields the protein MKPTEKDTNRLIELLSQAWDEHSTPEIDAEIDAIIRKYGPEGGELLLNICTVHLEVGRRAASARLYADTMGKINDMTSSDLESSEPEVVTAVPASARSASGAQLRKSWVAAALAAAIMLAVTGRLYLGSNETDLGGVIQTVPRGVQLLRPSKPIANVVSASQAVWAPGSEVAVGDTLDEKRHLELLSGSAQLSMACGADLVLQGPCVMTLVTEDLAELKYGKLTAQASEWATGFVVSCDNLKVTDLGTRFALSADGKGVVEAHVLDGAVLAEPLGHRTPRQQSVMLHTGQAIRVDGVKSHVELIAARQHEFASEIEQFRPLRPIRMWNTGVGAEVGGTDSHWIITSGSKDQGPYPKSSVITAGDTGSYKDNRPDVSQWISVDTDFNAGVPPESVHTFETTFDLTGYDLSSIYIVGYFLVDDAINALRINGHPVDFKRWETTWNVYDFRSFHPIEIRDHFVEGENVISIDLYNSPSNPKTPEHNNPTALRVEWQAFGLLSE from the coding sequence ATGAAGCCTACGGAGAAGGACACCAATCGCTTGATTGAGCTACTCAGCCAAGCTTGGGACGAGCACTCTACCCCTGAAATCGATGCCGAAATCGACGCGATCATACGCAAGTATGGCCCCGAAGGGGGGGAGCTGCTGCTGAATATTTGCACGGTTCACCTCGAAGTTGGGCGTCGCGCGGCTTCGGCGCGTCTTTACGCCGACACGATGGGCAAGATCAACGATATGACCTCGTCGGATCTCGAGTCGTCGGAGCCCGAGGTGGTCACCGCGGTTCCAGCATCGGCGCGTTCTGCGTCTGGTGCGCAGCTTCGTAAATCTTGGGTCGCTGCTGCTCTGGCAGCGGCGATCATGTTAGCTGTAACCGGGCGTTTGTATTTGGGTTCCAACGAGACGGATCTCGGAGGCGTTATTCAAACGGTGCCTCGTGGAGTGCAGTTGCTGAGGCCATCGAAGCCGATTGCCAACGTCGTGTCGGCATCGCAAGCGGTCTGGGCACCGGGTAGCGAAGTTGCGGTTGGCGACACCTTGGACGAAAAGCGACATCTCGAGTTGCTCTCGGGATCGGCGCAGTTGAGCATGGCCTGCGGGGCCGACTTGGTGTTGCAGGGACCTTGCGTGATGACGTTGGTCACGGAGGATTTGGCCGAACTGAAGTACGGCAAACTCACCGCCCAAGCGTCGGAATGGGCGACCGGCTTTGTCGTTTCGTGCGACAATCTCAAGGTTACTGACCTGGGAACTCGCTTCGCCCTCTCGGCGGATGGCAAAGGCGTGGTCGAAGCCCACGTGCTCGACGGGGCGGTACTGGCCGAGCCGTTGGGACACCGCACGCCTCGCCAGCAATCGGTCATGCTGCACACAGGGCAGGCAATCCGAGTCGATGGTGTGAAATCGCATGTCGAGTTGATCGCTGCTCGGCAACACGAGTTTGCCAGCGAGATCGAACAGTTCCGCCCATTGCGGCCGATTCGGATGTGGAACACAGGAGTGGGCGCTGAGGTGGGAGGAACCGATTCGCATTGGATCATCACTTCAGGCAGCAAGGATCAAGGCCCTTATCCCAAGTCATCCGTGATCACCGCCGGCGATACCGGTTCCTATAAAGACAACCGCCCTGATGTATCGCAGTGGATCTCCGTTGATACCGATTTTAATGCTGGCGTACCTCCAGAGTCGGTGCATACGTTTGAGACCACGTTTGACCTCACCGGTTACGATCTCAGCAGCATATACATCGTCGGCTATTTTTTGGTCGACGATGCGATCAACGCACTACGGATTAACGGTCACCCGGTTGACTTTAAGCGCTGGGAGACAACGTGGAATGTCTACGATTTTCGCAGCTTCCACCCGATAGAGATCCGCGACCACTTTGTCGAAGGAGAGAATGTGATCTCGATCGATCTCTACAACTCCCCTTCGAACCCGAAGACACCTGAGCACAATAACCCCACCGCGTTGCGGGTGGAGTGGCAGGCCTTTGGTTTATTGTCTGAGTAA
- a CDS encoding sigma-70 family RNA polymerase sigma factor yields the protein MASDDFTPSQRARLFGELLAACHCDLFAFIYSLVQHHADAEDVYQQVTMLLWENFDSFEVGTNFSAWATAFAHNTARAFLRSRKRNAITLGDEALDAIAAAYNAKHNWSSTETSEALNHCLKKLSDHSRSLVERCYAQNRDMAAIAKSENRTIGAIYQAICRIRKKLFSCVQRTISQGATA from the coding sequence ATGGCCTCCGACGATTTCACACCTAGCCAACGAGCACGGCTTTTTGGCGAGTTGCTGGCCGCGTGCCATTGCGATCTTTTCGCTTTCATCTACTCACTGGTGCAACATCATGCGGACGCGGAAGATGTGTATCAGCAGGTAACCATGTTGCTTTGGGAAAACTTCGACTCCTTTGAGGTCGGCACGAACTTCAGTGCTTGGGCAACCGCTTTTGCTCATAACACGGCGAGGGCGTTCCTGCGTTCTCGCAAGCGAAATGCCATTACCTTGGGCGACGAAGCTCTCGATGCAATAGCTGCGGCTTACAACGCGAAACATAATTGGAGCAGCACAGAAACGTCCGAGGCGTTGAATCACTGTCTAAAGAAACTCTCGGACCACAGCCGTAGCTTGGTGGAACGCTGTTACGCTCAGAATCGAGACATGGCGGCCATCGCCAAGTCGGAAAATCGAACCATTGGTGCTATTTATCAGGCGATTTGTCGAATCCGCAAGAAGTTGTTTTCTTGCGTTCAGCGGACGATCTCGCAAGGAGCTACCGCATGA